TCAACGGCCGTCCTCTTGGTCGTGTGCGTCGCGGGAACGGCGCTGTCCCCCGGTCACCGCGAGACTCCGCACCAGGCGCTGCACGGAGCGCCGTTCGGGCAGGTCGAGCGGGGTGATGTCGATCGGCGGGCGCGGCGGCGGTGCGGTGAAGTCGGCGTCGGGCACGTCCATGTCGCCCACGGGGAACCGCAGCAGCGGGTCGTCGTCCCGGACCAGCACGGACGTCTCTATGGGTTCGTTGTCGTCGGGTCCGAGGAGCATGTGCCGCCCGGCGAGCGCGGCGCCCTTGACGGCGGTGGTCTCGGGGGCGGCTTCGAAGACCACCCGTCCGGGGAGCAGGGATGAGATCAGCGGGATGCGGGTGCTGCCGCCGACCAGCACGGTGGCCTCCAGCGCGGTCCCGCGCACGACCCGTTCGAACACCGACACCGCGTGCTCGACCGACGACCGGATCAGCTCGTCGAACTTCGCCCGGCTGAGCGGCACGTCCACTCGTCCGGACGGCAGGTGCACGGGGATCACGGTCTCGAACGTGCCGGACAGCACGCGCTTGGCGGCCTCGCAGTCGCGCCGGAGCCGACCGTAGAGACCACGGGTGCGCGGGTCCTGAGGGTCCAGTTCGGCGAACGCCCGGCCGAGTTCGGTCTTCACGTGCCCGAACACGAGGTCGTCGAAGTCGACGCCGGTGTCCTGGTCGGGGCTCTCCGCCCACGACACGACCTCGAACGGGCGGACCACGGCGGCGCTGAACGCGTGGCTGCCCATGGCGAACACGCCGACCGGTCCGCGCGCGAACGCGTGCCCGGCCGCGGCGGCGAGGGGTTCCGCGAGCAGGGTCACGTTCTCCAGCCCCATGACCCGCAGGGCCTGGTGCATCAGCCCTTTGTGGTGCACACCCCACCCGACCGGGTGACTGAGCACGATGCGTTCCGCCGGCTCGCCCTCGCGGGCGGCGACCTGCCCGGCGACCCAGCTCACCATGAGCGCCGTCAGTTCCTCGGCCGTGAACGGCTCGGCGCCCAGGACGACCGGCACCCCGTCACCGACCCGCGCGGCGAAGCCGGTCGCGGTCCACCGCGGGTCGCCCGGCTCGCCGACGGCGAACGTCCCGTCCGCCGTGAGCTGCAACGACGAGGCCACACCCCCGCCCGGTCCGCCCAGGCCGACCACCTCCGGCTCGGCCCGTCCGGTCCCGCCGAGGCGGCACAGGGCGGCGGCGGTGCGGGTGGTGCCCACGTCGACCCCGAGGACGTACGGCAAGCCGGAGCCTCCTTCGATCACCTGGTCGGGCTAGCGCTGGTCGGTTCGTACACGGGCTACCGAGGGGTCACAAGCGCATCCCCTAATCCCCTAGGGAGTGAACGAGAACCACCCCATCGTGGTTGCGGGATCTACGGGGAGTAATCCCCGATGGCGGGAAATCCCCCGGTCAATACCTTGATCGGCAACGGGCGGGACCTACCCCTGCCGGTCCACGCCTCCCCGCGTCCTATCTAGCCAGGAGACACAGATCATGGGCACCAGCCCCAACACGCTGCACGACTTCGTCCTCGACCTGCTGAGCAACCCGACCGCGCTGGCCGACTTCCAGGCCGACGCCGAGGGTGCCCTGGCCGCCGCGGGCCTGAGCGACATCAGCGCTCTGGACGTGCAGGAAGTCCTCCCGCTGGTCCTCGACTACGTGCCCGCCGGGAGCCTGCCCGCTCTCGACGGCTCGCTGCTCAACGAGCTGCCGCTGGACGCGACGGACGCCCTGGGCGCCATCGGCCAGCTGCAGGCCGTGGCCCAGCAGGTGGCCCTCTCGGGCGTGTCCGGCACGTCCGACGTGAACCTGGCGGCGGCGGGCGCGCTGAGCGCCGACGCCAGTGGCCTGGAGGTCTTCGGCGGCGTCTCCGGCTGGGGCCCGGTGGGCGACGTGGCGGGCTCGCTCGACGCGTCCCTGTCCGGCGACTTCTCCGGGGTGGGTGACGTGGCCGGCGCCCTGGACGGCACGCTCGCCACCGCCGGTGGGGTCACCGACCTGGCGACCGGCTCCCTGGACGGCGCCTTCGCCACCGCCGGCGGAGTCACCGGCGCGGTCCCGTCCGTGGATGGCCTGACCAGCCCCGCGTTCGGTGCCGTCGACACGCTGCACGGCGTGGTCGACAGCTTCGGTGGCTTCGCCGGCACGGTCGCCGGCAACGTGACCCACAACGCGGGCAACCTCGACGCGGGCGCCCTGACCAAGGCCCTGAACGTCGACGGTGTGACCGACCTCGCGCACGGCGACGTGTCCCCGGCCAACGTCGTCGACACGGTCGAGGACACCGCCGACGGCGTGGTCGGCGTCGCGGGCCTGACCAGCACCGTCAACCACATCGGCGCCGTCAACGCGCCGCTGCTGGGCGTCGGCCTGAACGACATCCCGGTGCTGGGCGGCGGCGACATCAGCGACGCGCTCTTCTAAGTCGCTCGAAGACTGATCCACTACCCGAGGGCCGGTTCTGTCCGATGGACAGGGCCGGCCCTCTCTTTCACCTCACCGGGTGAACACGGCACACTCTTCCGGGTGATGTCCGCGCCCTGGCTCGACGTGCTCGACGACACGATCCGGTCCTGCGCCGCCCACAACCGGCCGGACCTGGCCGAAAGACTCCGCGAGAAGCGCGCCCGCACGCTGGACCCGAAGCTGCGGGTGCTGGTGCTGGGCGAACCCAAGCAGGGCAAGAGCCAGCTGGTGAACGCGCTGGTCAACGCCCCGGTGTGCGCGGTGGGCGACGACGTGACGACCACCGTGCCGACGTTCGTCCAACACGCGGAGACCCCCAACGCCGCCCTGGTCAGAACCATCGCGAACACCCCGA
This DNA window, taken from Saccharothrix variisporea, encodes the following:
- a CDS encoding Hsp70 family protein, whose translation is MPYVLGVDVGTTRTAAALCRLGGTGRAEPEVVGLGGPGGGVASSLQLTADGTFAVGEPGDPRWTATGFAARVGDGVPVVLGAEPFTAEELTALMVSWVAGQVAAREGEPAERIVLSHPVGWGVHHKGLMHQALRVMGLENVTLLAEPLAAAAGHAFARGPVGVFAMGSHAFSAAVVRPFEVVSWAESPDQDTGVDFDDLVFGHVKTELGRAFAELDPQDPRTRGLYGRLRRDCEAAKRVLSGTFETVIPVHLPSGRVDVPLSRAKFDELIRSSVEHAVSVFERVVRGTALEATVLVGGSTRIPLISSLLPGRVVFEAAPETTAVKGAALAGRHMLLGPDDNEPIETSVLVRDDDPLLRFPVGDMDVPDADFTAPPPRPPIDITPLDLPERRSVQRLVRSLAVTGGQRRSRDAHDQEDGR
- a CDS encoding IniB N-terminal domain-containing protein, whose translation is MGTSPNTLHDFVLDLLSNPTALADFQADAEGALAAAGLSDISALDVQEVLPLVLDYVPAGSLPALDGSLLNELPLDATDALGAIGQLQAVAQQVALSGVSGTSDVNLAAAGALSADASGLEVFGGVSGWGPVGDVAGSLDASLSGDFSGVGDVAGALDGTLATAGGVTDLATGSLDGAFATAGGVTGAVPSVDGLTSPAFGAVDTLHGVVDSFGGFAGTVAGNVTHNAGNLDAGALTKALNVDGVTDLAHGDVSPANVVDTVEDTADGVVGVAGLTSTVNHIGAVNAPLLGVGLNDIPVLGGGDISDALF